The following proteins are co-located in the Paludibaculum fermentans genome:
- a CDS encoding arginine--tRNA ligase, whose protein sequence is MFHLAEQRLREALTTLLKERYGVDIPVVIEQPKQSDLGELAAPVAFALARQLKKAPKVIAAEIVAALPPVAGIASLEVAGNGFLNARLDRGAYGALLLAAASQAPDALPGKTIVEHTNINPNKAAHIGHLRNSVLGDTFVRMLRASGRAVEVQNYIDNTGVQVADVVVGFHHLEKKSVDEVKALLAAPKFDYYCWDLYARTSAYYGDHPEAIQWRRDALHAIEHGEGVIAELGHLIADAIVECHLTTMWRLGISYDVLPRESEILHLQFWATAFEQLKQRKAIYFVEEGKNKGCWVMAATHFRDSAGEESGDDDAKVIVRSNGTVTYVGKDIAYQMWKFGILGKDFHYMPMRTYPDGHVAWVATADASEAVADRPAFGGGTEVYNVIDSRQSYLQDVVVAGLRALGYEQQADHSIHFSYEMVALSPRTCVELDIPLSEEDKKKSYVEVSGRKGLGVKADDLIDKLIEKAQVEVDARHAEKPEAERRRVATQIAIGALRYFLLKFTRNTVIAFDLQEALSFEGETGPYIQYAAVRAGKILAKLVERGEQIPEFTEVLDAEKMARQLSSEPIWQLLLAASKSGSALNAALSSGEPAQMARYAFQLAQAFNTFYQDYPILAEKDPEKRNVLLWLAVYFQKQLHHTLANVLGIPVPEYM, encoded by the coding sequence GTGTTTCATTTGGCCGAACAGCGTCTGCGCGAAGCCCTTACCACCCTCCTGAAGGAACGCTACGGCGTTGATATTCCTGTAGTTATTGAGCAGCCCAAGCAGAGCGACCTGGGCGAGCTGGCGGCGCCCGTGGCGTTCGCGCTGGCGCGCCAGTTGAAGAAGGCTCCTAAGGTGATCGCTGCCGAGATTGTCGCTGCGCTGCCGCCTGTCGCCGGCATCGCCAGCCTCGAAGTGGCGGGCAATGGCTTCCTGAATGCGCGCCTCGACCGCGGTGCGTACGGCGCCCTGCTGCTCGCAGCCGCCAGCCAGGCTCCCGACGCACTTCCGGGCAAGACCATCGTCGAGCACACGAACATCAATCCGAACAAGGCGGCCCACATCGGCCACCTGCGGAACTCCGTCCTGGGCGATACCTTCGTCCGCATGCTGCGCGCCTCCGGCCGTGCCGTCGAGGTCCAGAACTATATCGACAATACGGGCGTTCAGGTCGCCGACGTGGTGGTCGGCTTCCACCATCTGGAGAAGAAGTCGGTCGACGAGGTGAAGGCTTTGCTGGCCGCGCCCAAGTTCGACTACTATTGCTGGGACCTCTACGCCCGGACTTCGGCTTACTACGGCGACCATCCCGAAGCGATCCAGTGGCGGCGCGATGCCCTGCATGCCATCGAACACGGCGAAGGCGTCATCGCGGAGCTCGGCCACCTGATCGCCGACGCGATCGTCGAGTGCCACCTCACCACCATGTGGCGCCTGGGCATCAGCTACGACGTCCTGCCGCGCGAGAGCGAGATCCTGCACCTCCAGTTCTGGGCCACCGCCTTCGAGCAGCTCAAGCAGCGCAAGGCCATCTACTTTGTCGAGGAAGGGAAGAACAAGGGCTGCTGGGTGATGGCTGCCACGCACTTCCGCGACTCGGCCGGCGAGGAGTCGGGCGACGACGACGCCAAGGTGATCGTCCGCTCCAACGGCACCGTGACCTACGTCGGCAAGGACATCGCCTATCAGATGTGGAAGTTCGGCATCCTCGGCAAGGACTTCCATTACATGCCCATGCGGACCTACCCCGACGGCCATGTCGCGTGGGTCGCGACGGCTGATGCCTCCGAAGCCGTGGCGGATCGCCCCGCGTTCGGTGGCGGCACCGAGGTCTACAACGTCATCGACTCGCGGCAGTCCTATTTACAGGACGTCGTCGTCGCCGGCCTCCGCGCGCTCGGCTACGAACAGCAGGCCGACCACTCCATCCACTTCTCCTATGAGATGGTGGCCCTGTCGCCGCGCACCTGCGTTGAACTGGACATCCCCCTCTCCGAGGAAGACAAGAAGAAGTCGTACGTCGAAGTCTCCGGCCGCAAAGGCCTGGGCGTGAAAGCCGACGACCTGATCGACAAACTGATCGAGAAGGCCCAGGTCGAGGTGGACGCCCGCCACGCGGAGAAGCCCGAAGCCGAACGCAGGCGCGTAGCCACCCAGATCGCCATCGGAGCCCTCCGCTACTTCCTGTTGAAGTTCACCCGGAACACGGTGATCGCCTTTGACCTCCAGGAAGCGCTGAGCTTTGAAGGCGAGACCGGACCGTACATCCAATACGCGGCCGTGCGGGCCGGCAAGATTCTGGCCAAGCTGGTTGAACGTGGCGAGCAGATCCCTGAGTTCACTGAAGTGCTGGACGCGGAGAAGATGGCCCGCCAGCTGAGTTCAGAACCGATCTGGCAACTCCTGCTGGCGGCCTCGAAGTCCGGTTCCGCCTTGAATGCGGCACTCAGTTCCGGAGAACCTGCCCAGATGGCGCGCTACGCGTTCCAACTGGCGCAGGCCTTCAACACCTTCTACCAGGACTACCCGATCCTCGCGGAGAAAGACCCGGAAAAGCGAAATGTCCTGCTCTGGCTGGCGGTCTATTTCCAGAAACAGCTGCACCACACCCTGGCGAACGTGCTGGGAATCCCGGTGCCGGAATACATGTAA
- a CDS encoding 2Fe-2S iron-sulfur cluster-binding protein, producing the protein MAKVTFLPANKTFEIDLENLPYHEHGKPKSFLDIAINVGMHIEHACGGNCACTTCHVVVKEGAEFLSEMDDDEADKLDMAADLQLGSRLGCQVFFERDGDAVIEIPSWNRNYVSEGGGSINLGDAIPAAKK; encoded by the coding sequence GTGGCGAAAGTAACCTTCCTCCCGGCCAACAAGACTTTTGAAATTGACCTGGAAAACCTTCCTTATCATGAACATGGCAAGCCGAAATCTTTTCTCGACATCGCGATCAATGTCGGCATGCACATCGAACACGCCTGCGGTGGAAACTGCGCTTGCACCACCTGCCACGTGGTGGTGAAAGAGGGCGCCGAGTTCCTTAGCGAGATGGACGACGACGAAGCCGACAAGCTCGACATGGCCGCCGATCTGCAACTCGGTTCGAGGCTGGGGTGCCAGGTTTTCTTCGAACGCGACGGCGACGCCGTGATCGAGATTCCGTCCTGGAACCGCAACTACGTGAGCGAAGGCGGCGGCTCAATCAACCTCGGCGACGCTATTCCCGCCGCGAAGAAGTAG